A genome region from Marinifilum sp. JC120 includes the following:
- a CDS encoding diguanylate cyclase: protein MSRVLILEPSKATAKFIQVTLLKSGFECDLACTHESAKNLISVNDYFVGLSSMVLDDAEYGMGIDLLLENRIPAIAVTASLDEQALSALAKKSIVDYVLKKSDQSAYIARIVNRVYKNQGIKVLVVDDSASVRDWIARILKRQGLTVLQAEDGSAATKVFYTNSDIRLVLTDYNMPEMDGLELTAHLRSIRSMDELSIIVLSSDTKSRTAPLFLKQGANDFIQKSASVEEILCRVNSNLEFLELIEASRDRANKDFLTGLWNRRYFFEYGEPLYEQAVLGAREFCVGMLDIDHFKKINDTYGHDAGDEVLKKFSALLAEYVGDAGLVSRFGGEEFTVVLDGVPADELVDFLEEFRMLVEGFSVEFKEQIITLTVSIGATADMDDSLTAMVSRADDKLYEAKRSGRNKVLCD, encoded by the coding sequence GTGAGTAGAGTTCTTATATTGGAGCCAAGTAAGGCTACGGCTAAGTTTATTCAGGTTACTCTATTGAAGTCTGGATTTGAGTGTGACCTTGCCTGCACTCACGAGAGTGCAAAGAATTTGATTTCCGTAAACGATTACTTTGTCGGGTTGAGCAGTATGGTGCTTGATGACGCTGAGTATGGTATGGGCATTGATTTATTGCTTGAAAACCGGATCCCTGCCATTGCGGTCACTGCATCGTTGGACGAACAGGCACTGAGTGCTTTGGCTAAAAAGAGTATTGTGGATTATGTGCTCAAAAAATCTGATCAGTCAGCCTATATTGCCCGTATTGTAAACCGGGTTTACAAGAATCAGGGGATAAAGGTTCTGGTGGTTGATGATTCAGCTTCAGTGCGTGACTGGATCGCAAGAATTCTCAAGCGGCAGGGGTTGACAGTTCTTCAGGCTGAAGACGGGAGCGCCGCAACAAAGGTTTTTTATACTAACAGCGACATTAGGCTGGTTTTGACTGACTACAACATGCCGGAAATGGACGGGCTTGAGCTTACTGCGCATCTGCGCTCCATTCGGTCTATGGATGAACTCAGTATCATAGTCCTTTCTTCTGATACTAAATCCCGCACTGCCCCGCTTTTCCTGAAACAGGGAGCCAATGATTTTATCCAGAAAAGTGCTTCTGTTGAGGAAATACTCTGCCGGGTAAATTCCAACTTAGAATTTCTTGAGCTGATTGAAGCTTCCCGCGATCGGGCCAACAAAGATTTTTTGACCGGGCTGTGGAACAGGAGATATTTCTTTGAATATGGTGAGCCTTTGTATGAACAGGCCGTTCTTGGAGCGCGTGAGTTTTGTGTGGGCATGCTCGATATTGATCATTTTAAAAAGATAAATGATACTTACGGGCATGATGCCGGAGATGAGGTCTTAAAGAAATTTTCTGCATTGCTGGCTGAATATGTGGGTGATGCGGGACTGGTTTCCAGATTCGGCGGAGAAGAATTCACTGTTGTTCTTGACGGGGTTCCGGCTGACGAATTGGTTGATTTTCTGGAAGAGTTCAGAATGTTGGTGGAGGGATTTTCAGTGGAATTCAAAGAGCAGATTATCACTTTGACCGTCTCTATCGGGGCCACTGCCGACATGGATGATTCGCTGACCGCAATGGTCAGCCGGGCGGATGATAAGCTTTATGAGGCCAAACGGTCCGGTAGGAATAAAGTCCTGTGTGACTAG
- a CDS encoding multidrug efflux RND transporter permease subunit → MVNFFIDRPIFSSVISIIITLVGLLSIFTLPIAQYPEIAPPTVQIAAQYTGASADVVEQTVAAPIEEQVNGAQDMLYMNSISSNDGRMVLNVTFDLGRDLELATVDVQNRVSLATPQLPAEVTKSGVSVKKQSSSMICVISLISPNGTYDSLFLNNYAKINLFDAISRIPGVGSVSLFGDQDYGMRLWLDPDKMARLAITADDIIAAVQEQNLQAPAGQVGQPPAASGQQFQLTVRVKGRLSEPEEFGNIIIKAHPDGSTVHVRDVARVEMGSKSYSAFGRQDEIESAMLLVYQLPGANALDIVEHVRSTMKDLSQNFPTGMKYDIPYDTTLFVTASIDEVMDTLYEAMALVFIVVFIFLQNLRATIVPMIAVPVSLVGTFAFFQVLGFSINTLTLFGMVLAIGIVVDDAIVVVEAVQSKIDEEGLDAKTATKEAMKEVSGPIVATTAVLIAVFVPVAFMGGISGQLYKQFALTLAVSVAISSVNALTFSPAMSALLLRPQKEMRGPLGWFFKQFNKYFGKITSGYTSGVRIILRKSIVALGIFGVLMFGTYSLFQTVPTGFVPNEDQGYFMINVQLPEGASLERSDAVVKQVEEILKNEAGVKTYFALGGFNLITGAYSSYTSTLFATLDPWDERTDPQLHVNAILGKVQQKVMGIQEAMVLCFNPPPINGIGSTGGLQFELQDRSGGTVEELAQAAQNYMDELRKHPELTGIFSTFSANVPQIFVDVDRDKVRKLGIPLNEVFTAMQTFLGGYYINDFNKYGRTFRVMAQADSQFRTSPSDVSKFYVRGDTGKMIPLSTLLNQKKIFGPEYIQRYNLFRAIEITAANAPGYSTGQAMAIMEKIARDTLPRGYGFDWTNIAYQEKKSGGEVVVIFALAVMMVFLVLAAQYESWIIPLAIVFAVPLGVFGAISGQFLRGLDNNVYAQIGLIMLIGLAAKNAILIVEFAKAKYEQGASLVDAAVHAAQVRFRPILMTSFAFILGVVPLVIAQGAGSASRHALGTSVFAGMIAATILGVLFVPLFYVTLVKVQNRKKAAEKSESPDE, encoded by the coding sequence ATGGTCAATTTCTTTATCGACAGACCCATTTTCTCGTCCGTTATCTCCATCATTATCACTCTGGTGGGCTTGCTGAGTATTTTTACCCTGCCCATTGCCCAATATCCGGAAATTGCACCACCTACGGTGCAGATTGCGGCTCAGTATACCGGTGCCAGCGCGGATGTTGTGGAACAGACTGTTGCGGCTCCCATTGAGGAGCAGGTCAACGGCGCGCAGGATATGCTTTACATGAACTCCATCAGTTCCAACGACGGACGAATGGTGCTCAACGTCACCTTTGATCTGGGACGTGATCTGGAATTGGCAACTGTCGATGTGCAGAACAGGGTCAGCCTTGCCACCCCCCAGCTGCCAGCGGAAGTAACTAAATCCGGGGTAAGTGTTAAGAAGCAGTCTTCCAGCATGATCTGCGTGATTAGTTTGATTTCTCCCAATGGGACATATGATTCCCTTTTTCTCAACAACTACGCCAAGATCAACCTGTTTGATGCTATTTCCCGTATTCCCGGTGTGGGTAGTGTTTCCCTTTTTGGTGATCAGGATTACGGCATGCGTCTCTGGCTGGACCCGGATAAAATGGCCAGATTGGCGATCACTGCCGACGATATTATTGCTGCCGTGCAGGAACAGAACCTACAGGCTCCGGCTGGGCAGGTGGGACAGCCTCCAGCTGCTTCAGGACAGCAGTTTCAGTTGACTGTGCGGGTTAAAGGACGTCTTAGCGAACCTGAAGAGTTTGGAAATATCATAATCAAGGCTCATCCGGACGGCAGTACTGTCCATGTTCGTGATGTGGCCCGTGTTGAAATGGGGTCTAAATCCTATTCCGCATTCGGTAGACAGGACGAAATCGAGTCCGCAATGTTGCTGGTTTACCAGCTTCCCGGCGCAAACGCTCTGGATATTGTAGAGCACGTGCGTTCTACCATGAAGGATCTTTCACAGAATTTCCCCACCGGAATGAAATACGACATTCCTTACGATACCACCCTGTTCGTTACCGCATCCATTGATGAGGTTATGGATACTCTTTACGAGGCCATGGCTCTCGTATTTATTGTGGTCTTCATCTTTTTGCAGAATCTGCGAGCCACTATCGTACCTATGATTGCGGTTCCGGTTTCTTTGGTTGGTACTTTTGCCTTCTTTCAGGTACTGGGATTCTCCATCAACACCCTGACCCTGTTCGGCATGGTCTTGGCTATCGGTATTGTTGTTGATGATGCCATTGTTGTGGTCGAGGCGGTGCAATCAAAAATTGACGAGGAGGGGCTGGACGCCAAGACGGCCACCAAGGAGGCCATGAAAGAGGTTTCTGGGCCTATTGTGGCAACCACTGCGGTTCTTATTGCCGTGTTCGTTCCTGTAGCCTTTATGGGCGGAATTTCCGGGCAGCTTTACAAGCAGTTCGCGTTGACCCTTGCGGTCTCCGTTGCCATTTCGTCTGTTAACGCGCTTACTTTTTCTCCGGCCATGTCTGCTCTGCTTTTGCGACCGCAAAAAGAAATGCGCGGGCCGTTGGGCTGGTTTTTTAAGCAGTTTAATAAATATTTTGGTAAAATTACTTCCGGGTATACGTCCGGAGTGCGGATAATTCTGCGTAAGTCGATTGTTGCGTTGGGAATTTTCGGAGTTCTCATGTTCGGAACCTATTCCCTGTTTCAGACGGTGCCCACCGGATTCGTGCCTAACGAGGATCAGGGCTATTTCATGATCAACGTACAGCTGCCTGAAGGTGCTTCCCTTGAACGTTCGGATGCAGTTGTGAAGCAGGTTGAGGAAATCCTGAAAAATGAAGCCGGTGTGAAAACCTATTTTGCTCTGGGCGGGTTCAACCTGATTACCGGGGCCTATTCATCCTATACTTCGACCTTGTTTGCTACCCTTGATCCATGGGATGAACGTACTGATCCGCAGCTGCATGTGAATGCCATTCTTGGTAAGGTGCAGCAGAAAGTTATGGGTATTCAGGAAGCAATGGTTCTTTGCTTTAACCCGCCGCCCATTAACGGCATCGGTTCCACCGGCGGTTTGCAGTTCGAATTGCAGGACCGCTCCGGGGGAACAGTGGAGGAGCTGGCTCAGGCTGCGCAGAACTATATGGATGAGTTACGCAAGCATCCGGAATTGACAGGTATCTTTTCTACTTTCAGTGCCAATGTTCCGCAGATTTTTGTTGATGTTGATCGTGACAAGGTCCGCAAGCTGGGGATTCCTCTTAATGAAGTTTTCACCGCTATGCAGACTTTTCTCGGCGGATACTACATCAATGACTTCAACAAGTATGGCAGGACCTTCCGGGTCATGGCTCAGGCTGACTCCCAGTTCAGAACCAGTCCCAGTGATGTTTCCAAGTTTTATGTGCGCGGCGATACCGGGAAGATGATTCCTCTTTCCACTCTTCTTAACCAGAAGAAGATTTTCGGTCCGGAATATATTCAGCGTTACAATTTATTCCGGGCTATTGAGATAACCGCTGCCAATGCTCCGGGATACAGTACCGGACAGGCCATGGCGATTATGGAAAAGATTGCCCGTGATACTTTGCCGAGGGGTTATGGTTTTGATTGGACCAACATTGCCTATCAGGAAAAGAAATCCGGTGGTGAGGTCGTAGTTATATTTGCGTTGGCGGTCATGATGGTATTTCTCGTGCTTGCCGCGCAGTATGAAAGCTGGATTATTCCGCTGGCGATTGTTTTTGCGGTTCCGCTGGGTGTGTTCGGGGCTATCTCCGGTCAGTTCCTGCGTGGGCTGGATAACAATGTTTATGCCCAGATTGGTTTGATCATGCTAATCGGACTTGCAGCTAAGAACGCGATTCTCATCGTGGAGTTTGCCAAGGCCAAGTATGAGCAGGGTGCTTCGTTGGTGGATGCTGCCGTGCATGCTGCGCAGGTTCGTTTCCGGCCTATTCTGATGACTTCATTTGCATTTATCCTTGGCGTTGTGCCGCTGGTAATTGCGCAGGGAGCGGGATCGGCCAGCCGTCATGCTCTCGGTACTTCGGTGTTTGCAGGGATGATCGCAGCTACCATCCTTGGTGTACTCTTTGTGCCGCTGTTCTATGTGACGTTGGTCAAAGTGCAGAATAGGAAGAAAGCAGCCGAGAAGTCTGAATCTCCTGATGAATAG
- a CDS encoding efflux RND transporter periplasmic adaptor subunit has product MKSLSRAVAPKKASAIFLFVLLSASVVLGGCFGDEKEEQGAAKAIPVKVLKVAEHQFPVMGEYVAQVEALKTVEIKARVQGHIKERLFTEGQKVEDGQPLFVIDPRPYREALKKAEAELASTRASLAKASKDYKRFKALFDQGAVSREEFDSKITDKQVLEANVSNAKAQVEQANLDMGFTQIKSPMNGIIGRTQVEPGTLVAAEATVLATVSAVDPVYVNFSIPEKEYLVAIREIEANRKSGRPDKESNLQIILADGGYYDHNGTFNMADRAVDSSTGTLGIRAEFPNPERILRDGQYAKVVVCLKEYPNALVVPTRALLDIQGRKSLLTVVNGTVEEKSITIDYTDDRNTVVKTGIDSGTLVIADGVNKIRPGTAVSPQIVQDKLEARQE; this is encoded by the coding sequence GTGAAGTCATTATCTCGTGCGGTTGCTCCAAAAAAAGCATCCGCAATTTTTCTTTTTGTCCTGTTGTCCGCGTCTGTTGTTCTGGGCGGATGTTTTGGTGATGAAAAAGAAGAGCAGGGGGCTGCCAAGGCCATACCTGTAAAAGTTCTCAAGGTTGCTGAGCATCAGTTCCCTGTGATGGGCGAGTATGTGGCCCAGGTTGAGGCTTTGAAGACTGTAGAGATTAAGGCCCGTGTTCAAGGGCATATTAAAGAGCGGTTGTTTACTGAAGGGCAGAAGGTAGAAGATGGTCAGCCCCTTTTTGTAATTGACCCCCGTCCTTATAGAGAAGCCCTGAAAAAGGCAGAAGCCGAGCTGGCCAGTACCAGAGCTAGTCTTGCCAAGGCCAGCAAGGATTACAAGAGATTCAAGGCCCTCTTTGATCAGGGCGCAGTGAGCCGTGAGGAATTTGATTCCAAGATTACCGATAAGCAGGTGCTTGAGGCTAATGTAAGCAACGCCAAAGCTCAGGTGGAGCAGGCCAATCTGGATATGGGTTTTACCCAGATTAAGTCTCCCATGAATGGTATTATCGGGCGAACTCAGGTTGAACCGGGAACTCTGGTTGCCGCTGAAGCAACTGTGCTGGCAACTGTTTCCGCTGTAGATCCTGTTTATGTAAATTTCAGCATCCCTGAAAAAGAATATCTTGTCGCCATCCGTGAAATAGAAGCCAACAGAAAGTCCGGGAGGCCTGACAAGGAGTCAAATCTTCAGATAATTCTGGCAGATGGCGGTTACTATGATCATAACGGTACTTTTAACATGGCTGACCGCGCCGTGGACTCTTCTACAGGGACTCTGGGGATCAGAGCCGAGTTTCCTAATCCGGAAAGGATTCTGCGTGACGGCCAGTATGCCAAGGTTGTGGTTTGTCTGAAAGAGTATCCCAATGCGCTGGTTGTACCCACACGGGCGTTGCTCGATATTCAGGGACGTAAATCCCTGCTGACCGTTGTTAACGGAACCGTAGAAGAAAAGTCGATAACCATTGATTACACCGATGACCGCAACACCGTGGTCAAAACCGGAATCGATTCCGGGACTCTGGTTATTGCTGACGGTGTGAATAAGATTCGTCCCGGAACTGCGGTTAGCCCCCAGATTGTTCAAGACAAGCTCGAAGCTAGGCAAGAGTAA
- a CDS encoding HD-GYP domain-containing protein, translated as MAEDVKFIQKKDVKPGMYVQRYGAGTFNDPLVEVGKFIESHGDISKYLPDETEKVEILTGKVLPNMDYACDKGALSAEDAARNMADALPEARRVHEEALNYAHKFIDDVRRGKTVEVEEAVPIVGEVIDSLTANEPAALTLAFLKRYDEYTYTHSINVNLYSLLLGKALGLSRNELESLGVAALFHDVGKGRIPNKVLNKPGKLTDSEYEVMKSHPQEGLEVLRDVKGLDQAVLRGVVEHHERYDGNGYPSKIKGEDIHPFGRIIAISDVYDALTSVRVYKKAITPAKTLSQMYKWKGTDFDPAYLNRFIRVMGIYPPGTMVQLDDLRFAIVLETNETKPRQPKVKVLFNDKMQPVLSECIDLASYENEGRKVKVMRQPDPKSLGGDMQQLSRFLV; from the coding sequence GTGGCTGAAGACGTAAAATTTATTCAGAAGAAGGATGTTAAGCCGGGGATGTATGTTCAGCGGTATGGAGCCGGGACTTTTAATGATCCTCTGGTTGAGGTGGGGAAGTTTATCGAGTCTCATGGTGATATCTCCAAATATCTTCCTGATGAGACTGAGAAGGTTGAGATCCTGACCGGAAAAGTTCTTCCAAATATGGATTATGCCTGCGATAAAGGGGCACTCTCCGCTGAGGATGCTGCCCGCAATATGGCTGATGCTTTGCCTGAAGCGCGCCGGGTTCATGAAGAAGCTCTGAATTATGCCCACAAGTTTATAGACGATGTGCGCAGGGGAAAGACTGTTGAAGTTGAAGAGGCAGTCCCTATTGTCGGTGAGGTTATCGATAGTCTGACTGCTAATGAACCGGCAGCTCTGACTCTGGCTTTTTTGAAGCGATATGACGAATACACTTATACTCACAGCATCAATGTAAATCTATATTCATTGTTGCTGGGCAAGGCTCTCGGATTGAGTCGCAATGAATTGGAGTCGCTGGGTGTTGCCGCTTTATTTCACGATGTGGGCAAGGGGCGCATTCCCAACAAGGTCCTCAATAAACCCGGAAAGCTTACTGATTCTGAATATGAAGTCATGAAGAGTCATCCTCAGGAAGGGCTTGAAGTTTTGAGAGATGTTAAGGGACTTGATCAGGCTGTCCTGCGTGGAGTGGTCGAGCACCATGAGCGTTATGATGGAAACGGTTATCCGAGTAAAATTAAAGGCGAGGATATTCACCCCTTCGGGCGGATTATAGCCATAAGTGATGTTTATGATGCCTTGACTAGTGTTAGGGTTTACAAGAAAGCCATAACTCCGGCCAAGACCTTAAGTCAGATGTATAAATGGAAGGGGACTGATTTTGATCCCGCCTACCTGAATCGTTTTATCCGGGTTATGGGAATTTATCCTCCGGGAACAATGGTCCAGCTTGATGATCTGCGTTTTGCCATTGTGCTGGAAACTAATGAGACTAAGCCCCGGCAGCCCAAGGTTAAGGTTTTGTTTAACGATAAAATGCAGCCGGTTCTTTCCGAATGCATCGATCTTGCCTCTTATGAGAACGAGGGTCGTAAAGTAAAGGTTATGCGTCAGCCTGACCCCAAGTCGCTGGGGGGTGATATGCAACAGCTCTCCCGTTTTTTAGTCTAA
- a CDS encoding META domain-containing protein — MKITNLKKTFLPALTACIILFAAGCAPKQTYYPVYENPTETKWIAEDIDGKSLGGFAHIWMRLDSNGKIYGSGGCNSFRGNYSYVNGIFKTGPLAMTRKSCSKNINLQEFKFMQALEKVDSMQERDGMLYMEGNGNSLLFYKGH, encoded by the coding sequence ATGAAAATTACAAACCTGAAAAAGACTTTCCTGCCAGCTTTAACAGCCTGCATTATCCTTTTTGCTGCTGGCTGCGCGCCTAAGCAGACTTACTATCCTGTTTATGAAAATCCCACCGAGACAAAGTGGATTGCGGAGGATATTGACGGGAAGTCCCTAGGAGGCTTCGCCCATATCTGGATGCGTCTGGACAGCAATGGTAAAATATACGGCTCCGGCGGCTGTAACAGCTTTCGCGGTAACTATTCATACGTAAACGGAATTTTCAAGACCGGTCCGCTGGCCATGACCCGCAAATCCTGCTCCAAAAACATAAATTTGCAGGAATTCAAATTTATGCAAGCTCTAGAAAAAGTTGATTCCATGCAGGAAAGAGACGGCATGCTTTACATGGAAGGGAACGGCAATTCACTGCTTTTTTATAAAGGTCATTAA
- a CDS encoding TetR/AcrR family transcriptional regulator codes for MIRKHGNFEPVQDRADVTRNDILEAALEVFSEKGYSGANTKNIAAAAGVATGSVYRYFKNKKVIFIEVINMLQGRMSFDIFDKAQFMLDEGSSIREGLRMLGVYSVESHRSNRMFFREVMALEATDEDISAIGRERDRRIRKKLLGFLSSQKEHLKVDDLEAAAELVHWVVEEVSHQAVVFDSDVGEDRLVYQMVLMLEAYLLGPQS; via the coding sequence ATGATACGTAAGCATGGAAACTTCGAACCTGTGCAGGACAGGGCGGATGTTACCAGAAATGATATTTTGGAAGCGGCCTTGGAGGTTTTTTCCGAAAAGGGATACTCCGGGGCCAATACCAAAAACATTGCCGCCGCAGCCGGGGTAGCAACCGGGTCAGTCTACCGCTACTTCAAGAATAAAAAGGTGATTTTCATTGAGGTCATCAACATGCTTCAGGGACGGATGAGTTTTGATATTTTTGATAAAGCCCAATTCATGCTTGATGAGGGCAGTTCCATTCGAGAGGGGTTGCGGATGTTGGGAGTTTATTCTGTGGAATCTCACCGCAGCAACCGTATGTTTTTCCGCGAAGTCATGGCCCTTGAAGCCACGGATGAAGATATTTCGGCCATAGGTAGAGAACGGGACCGGAGAATTCGCAAGAAACTGCTGGGATTTTTGAGTTCACAGAAGGAACATCTTAAGGTTGATGATCTTGAAGCTGCTGCCGAATTGGTTCATTGGGTAGTGGAAGAGGTCTCGCATCAGGCGGTTGTATTTGATTCTGATGTTGGTGAAGACCGTCTCGTCTACCAGATGGTCCTGATGCTTGAGGCGTATCTTCTCGGCCCTCAGTCCTGA
- a CDS encoding class I SAM-dependent methyltransferase translates to MSNVVKSNDSIHVCPWWVAYTFDNWLRRLVDPAEKALGRWVRPGMRVLDFGCGLGHYSIGAAKLVGDGGEVVAVDLQEKMLEIALKRAGKAGVAGIISSHQCSAENIGYPGKVDFVIAGNVIHETPDQRVVLREVYNLLVPGGGFFFTEPRNHVRADIFERELKTAQDIGFLVEQLPVSFMARRAYLRKPDNH, encoded by the coding sequence ATGTCAAATGTAGTGAAAAGTAATGATAGTATACATGTCTGCCCATGGTGGGTTGCCTATACTTTTGATAACTGGTTGCGCAGGCTGGTTGATCCGGCTGAGAAGGCTCTTGGCAGGTGGGTGCGTCCGGGAATGCGCGTGCTGGATTTCGGCTGCGGTTTGGGGCATTATTCCATCGGCGCGGCAAAATTGGTGGGTGATGGCGGCGAAGTTGTTGCCGTTGACTTGCAGGAAAAGATGCTTGAAATCGCCCTTAAGCGGGCAGGCAAGGCCGGAGTTGCCGGGATTATTTCTTCGCATCAGTGCTCGGCTGAGAACATTGGTTATCCCGGTAAGGTGGATTTTGTTATTGCCGGGAACGTGATTCACGAAACACCGGATCAGCGCGTGGTATTGCGGGAAGTTTATAATTTGCTTGTGCCGGGCGGAGGGTTTTTCTTTACTGAACCGCGCAATCATGTCAGGGCTGATATTTTTGAACGGGAATTGAAAACAGCTCAGGATATCGGTTTTCTCGTGGAACAATTGCCTGTATCGTTTATGGCTAGGCGGGCATATTTGCGGAAACCGGATAATCATTAA
- a CDS encoding sensor histidine kinase, whose translation MNDEVYNLDSPMESYNPCSLEILDQHERIRKDFAAELINSVPNPSFILNNERKIVLYNETLATAVGEKRKNMILGRRPGELLSCCNSRKNWRGTSVPCGQCGALRAFQTAMTGDKAEEECMLLGSIEGKVKAYTFKVNASPIKIRDEQYFIIHLTDISDSKHKEMMERVFLHDLLNAVNGIVNAGTLIKDDAVKIEHRELAGMIVDRARFMANEIDAHRLFISAETKQLEIHNEPVAIKQILESISTFYSSSQLVKDKNISINSEIEEFCLHTDKRILYRIIENLVKNAIEASPENGKVVIKASNDDNAGLFTVSNNGTIPMTVAHQIFRKSFSTKGKGRGLGTYSVKMFTENYLQGKVWFDSSQDDGTNFYIELPLSTSAKPLAVDPCPRELQ comes from the coding sequence ATGAACGACGAAGTATACAACTTGGATTCTCCTATGGAGAGCTACAATCCCTGTAGTCTTGAAATTCTGGACCAGCACGAAAGAATAAGGAAAGACTTTGCTGCGGAACTTATCAATTCCGTGCCTAATCCATCATTTATCCTGAACAATGAAAGAAAAATTGTCCTCTATAATGAGACCCTTGCGACTGCTGTAGGTGAAAAACGCAAGAATATGATTCTTGGACGCCGCCCAGGAGAGCTGCTCAGCTGCTGCAACTCACGAAAGAACTGGCGCGGAACCTCTGTCCCCTGTGGCCAGTGCGGAGCTTTGCGAGCCTTCCAGACCGCCATGACCGGAGACAAGGCTGAAGAAGAGTGTATGCTGCTGGGCAGCATTGAGGGTAAGGTCAAAGCATATACATTCAAAGTCAATGCCTCTCCTATAAAAATCCGGGACGAGCAATATTTCATAATTCATCTGACGGATATTTCCGACAGTAAACACAAAGAAATGATGGAACGGGTGTTCCTTCACGACCTGCTCAATGCAGTAAACGGCATCGTCAATGCAGGAACTCTTATCAAGGATGACGCCGTAAAAATAGAACACCGTGAACTGGCTGGGATGATTGTAGATCGGGCCAGATTTATGGCAAATGAAATTGATGCCCATAGGCTCTTCATTTCCGCTGAAACCAAACAACTCGAAATCCACAACGAACCGGTTGCCATAAAACAGATTCTCGAATCTATCAGTACATTCTACTCCAGCAGCCAACTGGTAAAAGACAAAAACATTTCGATTAACTCTGAAATTGAAGAGTTCTGCCTGCATACAGACAAACGAATCCTCTACCGCATAATTGAAAATCTAGTTAAAAACGCAATTGAAGCCTCACCGGAAAATGGAAAAGTTGTGATTAAGGCCAGTAACGATGACAATGCTGGTTTGTTCACGGTTTCCAATAACGGAACCATTCCCATGACAGTTGCCCATCAGATTTTTAGAAAATCATTTTCCACCAAAGGAAAAGGTAGAGGTCTTGGAACATACAGCGTAAAAATGTTCACTGAAAACTACCTCCAAGGAAAAGTCTGGTTTGATTCGTCACAAGACGACGGAACCAATTTTTATATAGAGCTGCCCCTCTCCACTTCAGCAAAACCGCTAGCGGTAGATCCATGCCCCCGAGAACTGCAATAA
- the greA gene encoding transcription elongation factor GreA, giving the protein MSSIPISQEGFAKIKKELATLKKERPEVIKAIAEAREEGDLKENGGYHAARERQGMLEAKINYIESRIPQFNVVDMKTLGGPKVTFGATVELEDIDTGDEKTYTIMGPDESDFKKGIISVESPVGRALLGKEEGDEVIVNAPRGRIEYGIVSVVFNGPVSQ; this is encoded by the coding sequence ATGAGCAGTATACCCATTTCACAAGAAGGCTTTGCGAAGATCAAGAAAGAGCTGGCAACTCTTAAAAAAGAACGTCCCGAGGTAATCAAAGCTATTGCGGAAGCCCGCGAAGAAGGTGACCTGAAAGAAAACGGCGGCTACCACGCAGCCCGTGAAAGACAGGGAATGCTTGAAGCGAAGATCAATTACATTGAATCCCGCATCCCCCAGTTCAATGTCGTAGACATGAAAACTCTCGGTGGCCCAAAAGTAACATTCGGCGCAACCGTTGAGCTTGAAGACATTGATACCGGTGACGAAAAGACCTACACCATCATGGGACCGGACGAGAGTGATTTCAAAAAAGGCATCATCTCCGTTGAATCCCCGGTGGGCAGAGCCCTGCTCGGTAAAGAGGAAGGAGACGAGGTAATTGTCAACGCTCCCCGTGGCAGAATCGAATACGGCATCGTTTCTGTCGTCTTTAACGGGCCAGTCTCCCAATAG
- a CDS encoding phosphatase PAP2 family protein — translation MDDNPKRLSLYTTAGAFAALLLIILFYQHLDLPIAKAAHTLKGTFTVTVGKLISKLASKHVIQTISFLALICGSIDAMLNGLQNRSRALLLVAFSTMTAMLIGDELKWFFGRCRPPLFFEDGSYGFTWFSGKYLQNSFPSGHTLRIFSLSTAVALLLPRKKYLPFILALLVGLSRVVVGKHYPADVIFGCFIGITCAIWTHYFLYRNCTNRE, via the coding sequence ATGGACGACAATCCCAAACGGTTGTCTCTGTACACCACCGCAGGAGCATTTGCGGCCCTTCTGCTGATCATTCTTTTTTACCAACACCTTGACCTGCCCATTGCCAAAGCCGCCCATACCCTAAAAGGAACTTTTACAGTAACCGTCGGCAAGCTTATCAGCAAACTGGCCTCCAAACATGTCATTCAGACAATCTCCTTTCTGGCCCTGATCTGCGGTAGTATAGATGCAATGCTGAACGGTCTCCAAAACAGATCGCGGGCTTTGCTGCTGGTGGCCTTTTCAACCATGACCGCCATGCTTATCGGCGATGAACTTAAATGGTTCTTCGGTCGCTGCCGTCCACCCCTTTTCTTTGAGGACGGATCTTATGGATTCACCTGGTTTTCCGGAAAGTATTTGCAGAACTCTTTCCCTTCAGGGCACACCTTGCGTATTTTTTCGCTGAGCACTGCCGTGGCCCTGCTTTTACCACGCAAAAAATACCTTCCGTTTATTCTGGCACTGCTGGTGGGATTAAGCCGGGTTGTGGTGGGTAAACATTATCCCGCAGATGTTATCTTCGGCTGTTTTATCGGCATAACTTGCGCAATCTGGACACATTACTTCCTGTATCGAAACTGCACCAACCGGGAATAG